In a single window of the Populus alba chromosome 16, ASM523922v2, whole genome shotgun sequence genome:
- the LOC118050048 gene encoding uncharacterized protein, translated as MSRLAPLSEEPINEDEEYNTNCSKKKVHSWRNWLKTHFHLVFNKRSDLKVLLSVLGCPLFPVSIHSKSPVNEVSSSAQYIIQHFTAATGCRKLQGKVKNIFATGKVTMAMVDELGGSAMAGVTTAAQKGCFVMWQMAPNKWLIELVVEGHKVVAGSDGNVAWRHTPWLGSHAAKGGVRPLRRALQGLDPMAISAVFSPSQYMGEKCISGVDCFVLKLSADQADLADRSDSTAEMIKHVIFGYFSQKNGLLVYLEDSYLTRIQSPGTYPTYWETTMATKIEDYRAVEGVMIAHGGQSSVMITRFGDNLKEGLSITRMEETWTIDDLAFDVPGLSMDCFIPPKEVQKDCPEENLDWRSPLQ; from the exons ATGAGTCGTCTTGCACCATTATCAGAAGAACCCATAAACGAAGATGAAGAGTACAACACAAACTGTTCAAAGAAGAAAGTTCACTCATGGAGAAACTGGCTCAAGACTCATTTCCATCTTGTTTTCAACAAAAGATCTGACCTTAAAGTCCTCTTGAGTGTTCTTGGCTGCCCTCTCTTTCCTGTCTCCATCCATTCTAAATCGCCCGTCAATGAG GTATCCTCCTCAGCTCAATACATTATACAACACTTCACTGCAGCAACCGGTTGCCGAAAACTACAAggcaaagtgaaaaatatttttgctacAGGAAAGGTTACTATGGCCATGGTTGACGAGCTTGGTGGCTCAGCTATGGCTGGAGTCACTACAGCTGCACAAAAAGGGTGCTTTGTAATGTGGCAAATGGCCCCTAACAAGTGGCTAATTGAGCTAGTCGTTGAAGGCCATAAAGTTGTAGCTGGTAGTGATGGCAATGTGGCTTGGCGCCACACTCCTTGGCTTGGCTCTCATGCTGCGAAAGGTGGAGTTCGGCCTCTACGCCGAGCGCTTCAG GGACTAGATCCTATGGCAATATCAGCTGTATTCTCTCCGTCACAATACATGGGAGAGAAGTGTATCTCAGGCGTGGATTGTTTTGTACTGAAATTGTCTGCTGATCAAGCAGACCTTGCTGACCGGAGCGATAGCACAGCGGAGATGATCAAGCATGTAATATTTGGCTACTTTAGCCAAAAAAATGGCCTCCTGGTGTATCTAGAAGACTCCTACTTAACCAGAATTCAGTCTCCGGGAACCTACCCCACATACTGGGAAACCACAATGGCAACAAAAATAGAAGACTATCGGGCAGTGGAGGGTGTGATGATAGCACATGGCGGTCAATCAAGTGTCATGATCACAAGGTTTGGGGATAACTTGAAGGAAGGTCTTTCGATCACACGGATGGAGGAGACATGGACAATCGATGATCTTGCATTTGATGTACCTGGACTCTCCATGGACTGTTTCATTCCTCCTAAAGAAGTTCAGAAGGATTGTCCGGAGGAGAATCTTGATTGGAGATCGCCATTACAATGA